One stretch of Bombus terrestris chromosome 5, iyBomTerr1.2, whole genome shotgun sequence DNA includes these proteins:
- the LOC100651798 gene encoding dihydrolipoyllysine-residue succinyltransferase component of 2-oxoglutarate dehydrogenase complex, mitochondrial: MTAMLSNCSRFVPRVITRLSISQTKVVRSLYSQGHILFIHTQHVVNKNSRICTKYNKFHCWIDQARHIHSTSSLWEIKEVVVPPFAESVSEGDVRWDKKVGDQVKEDDVLCEIETDKTSVPVPSPASGVVKEIFAKDGETVKPGQKLCSIDVGAVGAAPAEKPAEKPAEKAPSPPSAPSTAAPPPPPPPPPPPPPPPPPPPSAAVPPPAARPPPPQAPAASMPVAAIKHAQSLEGAKVQLPPADYTREILGTRTEQRVKMNRMRIRIAERLKDAQNTNAMLTTFNEIDMSRIMEFRKMHQENFTKKYGLKLGFMSPFIAASTYALKDQPVVNAVIDGTDIVYRDYVDISVAVATPKGLVVPVLRSVENKNFAEIEIALAALGDKARKGKISVEDMDGGTFTISNGGVFGSLMGTPIINPPQSAILGMHGVFDRPVAVKGEIKIRPMMYVALTYDHRLIDGREAVMFLRKIKDAVEDPRIILAGI, translated from the exons ATGACCGCGATGCTGTCCAACTGTTCGCGGTTTGTGCCTCGTGTAATAACAAGACTTAGTATATCACAAACGAAG GTTGTGAGATCTTTATATAGTCAAG GGCACATTCTATTTATCCACACCCAACATGTGGTCAACAAGAACTCACGAAT atgtacaaaatataacaaatttcacTGTTGGATAGACCAGGCAAGACATATTCATTCAACATCTTCATTAT GGGAAATAAAGGAAGTTGTAGTACCACCATTTGCGGAAAGTGTAAGTGAGGGGGATGTCAGATGGGATAAGAAAGTTGGTGATCAAGTTAAGGAAGATGATGTCTTATGTGAAATTGAAACTGATAAG ACTTCAGTTCCTGTACCATCACCAGCTTCTGGTGTAGTAAAAGAGATATTTGCCAAAGATGGTGAAACAGTAAAGCCAGGACAGAAACTATGTTCCATTGATGTTGGCGCAGTTGGAGCAGCACCAGCtgaaaaaccagctgaaaaaccagctgaaaaggCTCCAAGTCCTCCATCTGCACCTAGTACGGCAGCaccaccgccgccaccaccgccgccaccaccaccaccaccaccaccaccaccaccaccttcAGCAGCTGTACCACCACCAGCTGCACGACCTCCACCTCCACAAGCACCTGCAGCATCCATGCCAGTTGCTGCAATTAAACATGCTCAA TCATTGGAAGGTGCAAAGGTACAACTGCCTCCTGCTGATTATACACGTGAAATACTTGGCACCAGAACAGAACAACGAGTAAAGATGAACAGGATGCGAATACGTATTGCAGAACGATTAAAAGATGCTCAAAATACGAACGCTATGTTAACTACATTTAATGAGATCGATATGAG ccGCATTATGGAATTCCGTAAAATGCACCaagaaaattttacaaagaaatatGGTTTAAAGCTGGGATTTATGAGTCCATTTATTGCAGCTAGTACCTATGCTTTAAAAGATCAACCAGTAGTAAATGCTGTAATAGATGGCACTGACATAGTTTATAGAGACTATGTTGATATTAGCGTCGCAGTTGCAACACCAAAGGGTCTTGTTGTCCCAGTTCTTCGTAGCGTAGAAAACAAGAATTTCGcagaaattgaaattgcttTGGCAGCTTTAGGCGATAAAGCAAGAAAAGGCAAAATATCCGTCGAAGATATGGACGGTGGTACATTCACGATAAGTAACGGCGGTGTATTTGGTTCTCTGATGGGTACACCTATTATTAATCCACCACAAAGTGCAATTCTTGGGATGCACGGAGTATTCGACAGGCCCGTTGCAGTAAAGGGCGAG ATTAAAATTCGTCCAATGATGTATGTGGCTTTAACATATGATCATCGATTAATTGACGGGCGCGAGGCTGTGATGTTCTTAAGAAAAATCAAGGACGCTGTGGAAGACCCTAGAATTATTTTAGCTGGCATTTAA